In Acidobacteriota bacterium, one genomic interval encodes:
- the argC gene encoding N-acetyl-gamma-glutamyl-phosphate reductase, with the protein MQVQIELIELFMISVSIVGASGYSGAELIRILSRNTNVCIKSVIAATSVSKKVAELYPVFSGLTDLEYQSLEDEALTAVDVIFAALPSGESMNIVPQLLGRGSRVIDLSGDFRLPSSKLYEEYYQHPHTSQSLLNEAVYGLPELYLEELKHARLVANPGCYATSIILAILPALQASIISASDIIITSLSGVSGAGRSASLELSFSEVNENIRAYKIIHHQHIPEIQAVLSMETSQNVQISFVPHLVPLTRGIYTTIHAKLEVAITEPEVVKIYEMFYDNAPFVRIKRQIPQT; encoded by the coding sequence ATGATCAGTGTTTCTATTGTTGGTGCTTCTGGTTATTCAGGTGCGGAACTCATCCGCATTCTCTCTCGCAACACCAATGTCTGTATAAAGAGCGTCATAGCTGCAACCTCTGTCAGCAAAAAAGTTGCTGAACTCTATCCAGTATTCTCAGGTCTTACGGACTTGGAGTACCAATCCCTTGAGGATGAAGCACTTACCGCAGTCGATGTTATTTTCGCTGCTTTACCCTCCGGTGAATCAATGAACATCGTTCCACAATTACTTGGCAGAGGCAGTCGCGTCATCGATCTGAGCGGAGATTTCCGTTTACCATCCTCAAAGCTGTATGAGGAATATTACCAACACCCTCATACATCACAGAGTCTTTTGAATGAGGCTGTGTACGGATTGCCCGAACTTTATCTGGAAGAGTTAAAACATGCACGACTTGTTGCAAATCCAGGATGTTACGCTACCAGCATAATTCTTGCCATTCTCCCCGCACTACAGGCGTCAATCATCTCAGCCTCTGATATTATTATCACTTCACTTTCCGGTGTTTCCGGCGCGGGTCGATCTGCAAGTCTTGAGTTAAGTTTCTCTGAAGTTAACGAAAATATTCGTGCCTACAAAATTATTCACCATCAGCATATACCGGAAATTCAGGCCGTACTGAGTATGGAAACGTCGCAAAATGTTCAAATATCCTTTGTCCCACACCTTGTCCCACTGACGAGAGGAATATACACGACCATCCATGCAAAGCTCGAAGTTGCAATAACAGAGCCTGAAGTTGTCAAGATATATGAAATGTTTTATGACAATGCTCCTTTTGTGCGGATTAAACGGCAAATCCCTCAAACCTAG